The Corynebacterium renale genome includes a region encoding these proteins:
- a CDS encoding DUF262 domain-containing protein gives MGFSTPSYGLSDLFERVDRGDIQLPDFQREFPWTVDGVRSLILTVLRSFPVGCFMALDTRGTQPRFRARPLAGAPDTGAEPGLLLLDGHQRLATLYHAFRGDGFVEAIDYRGRNVRRRFYVDVQRAVSADVVPDEAVFAVDERGHIRSHFAPAELTPTAIAVSDLLQQKVTDRLFDLVASDDDTTVSAAKDFFSSVVRPLSAYEIPIIRLDRHTASAGVGSVFAQANSAGQQMDALDLLTAVFSSEDPEFGLREHWESVRGEWGRYPSLSRVDSTDFLTAVALLTTSRQGRAAGNREDILRLSLEEYKLGAEHIAVTMKEVGEFLLQRGIVEATSVPFTAQLVPLAVMLARASDYNDILALSSSWDKLDRWFWAGAIGELYSTSAAVNRMAYDVDQVVEWLINDEAPLPATVRDAAVDMERVEHAAPTTGLHKAIMALLRARGAKDWRTGEQFDRWNWPELRPVVSHIFTPKYCLRNKIDPTLADSALNFTPMGARTATMVDDHGPARYLPRIESKSLMNAAEFDAVLATHFVDPRLLNAGDAEGFFADRSKRFEQMLTNVLEGRALG, from the coding sequence ATGGGATTTTCCACACCAAGCTATGGACTCAGTGACCTCTTTGAACGCGTGGATAGGGGAGACATTCAGCTCCCAGATTTCCAGCGTGAATTCCCCTGGACTGTCGACGGCGTCCGGTCCCTCATCCTCACTGTTCTGCGATCCTTCCCAGTCGGCTGCTTCATGGCCCTGGACACCCGTGGCACGCAACCACGTTTCCGCGCCCGACCGCTAGCCGGCGCCCCCGATACCGGTGCCGAACCTGGTTTATTGCTTCTCGACGGCCACCAGCGCCTAGCAACCTTGTACCACGCATTCCGCGGGGACGGTTTCGTCGAAGCGATTGATTACCGTGGACGCAATGTGCGTCGCCGCTTCTACGTTGACGTGCAGCGTGCGGTATCGGCAGACGTGGTTCCAGATGAGGCGGTCTTTGCCGTTGACGAGCGCGGCCACATCCGCTCGCATTTCGCGCCTGCGGAACTTACGCCAACGGCGATCGCAGTATCGGATCTTCTGCAGCAGAAAGTGACTGACCGGCTGTTCGACCTGGTAGCCAGCGATGATGACACCACTGTCTCGGCGGCGAAGGATTTCTTTAGCTCTGTTGTGCGTCCACTGTCGGCATATGAAATTCCGATTATCCGCCTCGATCGTCACACGGCCAGTGCTGGCGTGGGCTCGGTGTTTGCGCAAGCTAATTCCGCAGGACAGCAAATGGATGCGCTTGATTTGCTCACAGCTGTATTCTCCAGTGAGGATCCGGAGTTTGGATTGCGCGAGCACTGGGAGAGCGTGCGTGGTGAGTGGGGCAGGTATCCGTCGTTAAGCAGGGTGGATTCCACTGATTTCCTCACTGCTGTTGCGCTTCTGACGACGTCTCGTCAAGGGAGGGCAGCCGGTAACCGCGAGGATATCCTGCGGCTCAGCTTGGAGGAATACAAGTTAGGCGCGGAACATATCGCTGTGACGATGAAAGAGGTTGGCGAGTTCCTGCTGCAGCGCGGGATTGTGGAGGCCACTTCGGTTCCGTTTACGGCGCAACTGGTTCCCCTCGCGGTGATGCTGGCACGAGCGAGCGATTACAACGACATTTTGGCGTTGTCGTCGTCGTGGGACAAGCTTGATCGCTGGTTCTGGGCTGGTGCGATTGGCGAGCTGTATAGTACGTCGGCAGCCGTGAACCGCATGGCCTACGACGTTGACCAGGTGGTGGAATGGCTCATCAATGATGAGGCGCCCCTGCCGGCAACCGTGCGTGATGCTGCGGTGGACATGGAACGTGTAGAACACGCCGCTCCGACGACCGGGCTGCATAAGGCAATCATGGCGTTGCTGCGCGCTCGCGGGGCGAAGGATTGGCGCACCGGCGAACAGTTTGACCGCTGGAATTGGCCTGAACTGCGCCCAGTTGTCAGCCATATTTTCACCCCGAAGTACTGCCTCCGGAACAAGATTGATCCAACCCTTGCTGATTCGGCGTTGAACTTCACCCCGATGGGTGCGCGAACCGCGACGATGGTCGATGACCATGGCCCGGCCCGCTACCTGCCGCGAATTGAGTCGAAGTCCTTGATGAACGCCGCGGAATTTGATGCAGTGTTGGCTACACACTTCGTGGATCCACGGCTCCTTAACGCAGGCGATGCCGAGGGTTTCTTCGCCGATCGCAGTAAGCGTTTTGAACAAATGCTGACAAATGTGCTGGAGGGCCGCGCGTTAGGCTAA
- the ilvC gene encoding ketol-acid reductoisomerase, with translation MAIEVLYDADADLSIIQGRKVAVIGYGSQGHAHSQNLRDSGVEVVIGLREGSKSTAKAEEAGFKVLPTAEAAAWADVIVLLAPDTSQAEIYKNDIAPNLNDGDALFFGHGLNIHYGLIKPEANITVAMAAPKGPGHLVRRTFVDGKGVPTLIAVEQDPKGNGRELALSYAAAIGGARAGVIPTTFKEETETDLFGEQAVLCGGLEFLIMNGFEVLTEAGYAPEMAYFEVLHEMKLIVDLIYEGGIGNMNYSVSDTAEYGGYLAGPRIIDESAKDKMRAVLKDIQDGTFVKQLVKNVEEGNKDLESRRQQVADHPIEATGEKLRDLMSWVKNPLNETA, from the coding sequence ATGGCTATTGAAGTTCTGTACGACGCTGATGCTGATCTGTCCATCATCCAGGGCCGCAAGGTCGCCGTTATCGGTTACGGCTCCCAGGGCCACGCACACTCCCAGAACCTGCGCGACTCCGGCGTAGAGGTTGTTATCGGTCTGCGCGAAGGCTCCAAGTCCACTGCCAAGGCTGAGGAAGCCGGCTTCAAGGTTCTGCCAACTGCTGAGGCTGCTGCATGGGCGGACGTCATCGTCCTCCTGGCACCGGACACCTCCCAGGCAGAGATCTACAAGAATGACATCGCACCAAACCTCAATGACGGTGACGCTCTGTTCTTCGGCCACGGCCTGAACATCCACTACGGCCTGATCAAGCCTGAGGCAAACATCACCGTCGCCATGGCCGCTCCTAAGGGCCCAGGCCACCTGGTTCGCCGCACCTTCGTCGACGGCAAGGGTGTCCCAACCCTGATCGCTGTTGAGCAGGACCCAAAGGGGAACGGCCGTGAGCTGGCGCTGTCTTACGCTGCGGCAATCGGCGGCGCCCGCGCTGGTGTTATCCCAACCACCTTCAAGGAAGAGACCGAGACCGACCTCTTCGGCGAGCAGGCCGTTCTGTGCGGTGGCCTCGAATTCCTGATCATGAATGGTTTCGAAGTCCTCACCGAGGCTGGTTACGCTCCTGAGATGGCGTACTTCGAGGTTCTTCATGAGATGAAGCTGATCGTCGACCTAATCTACGAAGGTGGCATCGGCAACATGAACTACTCCGTTTCCGACACCGCAGAATACGGCGGATACCTGGCAGGACCACGCATCATCGACGAGTCCGCAAAGGACAAGATGCGTGCCGTTCTCAAGGACATCCAGGACGGTACCTTCGTCAAGCAGCTGGTCAAGAACGTTGAAGAGGGCAACAAGGACCTCGAGTCCCGTCGCCAGCAGGTTGCTGACCACCCAATCGAGGCAACCGGCGAGAAGCTGCGCGACCTGATGAGCTGGGTCAAGAACCCACTGAATGAGACCGCTTAA
- the ilvN gene encoding acetolactate synthase small subunit has translation MEQPTHSHIISVMVDDGDGILSRVVAMFTRRGFSVRSLVSAKTHEEGINRLTLVVDANDHAVEQITKQLNKIVPVLKVVRLEEDTSIARALLMVKVDVDNHSRPQVVDAANIFRARIVDVAPESLVIEATGTEGKLQALLDVLEPFGIREYLQSGVIALHRGPKTMAPTRA, from the coding sequence ATGGAGCAACCAACTCACTCCCACATCATCAGCGTCATGGTCGACGACGGTGACGGCATCCTGTCCCGCGTCGTGGCCATGTTCACCCGCCGTGGTTTCAGCGTCCGATCCCTGGTGTCCGCAAAGACCCACGAAGAGGGGATTAACCGCCTGACCCTGGTGGTTGATGCTAACGATCACGCCGTCGAGCAGATTACGAAGCAACTGAATAAAATCGTTCCAGTGCTCAAGGTCGTGCGACTGGAGGAGGACACCTCCATCGCGCGTGCCCTGCTCATGGTCAAAGTGGACGTCGACAACCACAGCCGTCCACAGGTCGTTGACGCGGCAAACATCTTCCGTGCCCGAATCGTTGACGTTGCGCCCGAATCGTTGGTTATCGAAGCAACCGGCACTGAGGGTAAGCTACAAGCACTATTGGATGTTTTGGAACCGTTCGGAATCCGCGAATACCTGCAATCCGGTGTAATCGCGCTGCACCGCGGGCCAAAGACCATGGCGCCCACCCGCGCCTAA
- a CDS encoding acetolactate synthase large subunit has translation MNSADSSTPKPAAPAARAGRNPEPERITGAQAIVRSLEELGADLVFGLPGGAVLPLYDPLYSSEKVRHVLVRHEQGAGHAAEGYALASGRVGVCIATSGPGATNLVTALADANLDSVPMVAITGQVGSSLLGTDAFQEADTRGITMPVTKHNFMVTDPNDIPQAMAEAFHLAATGRPGPVLVDVPKNVQEATLDFVWPPTIDLPGYKPVTTPHSRQIAQAIELIQQSKKPVLYIGGGVIKANASPELLAFAEATNIPVVTTLMALGAFPHSHRLNMGMPGMHGTVPAVGALQESDLLITIGARFDDRVTGKVDSFAPHAKVIHADIDPAEIGKIRAADVPIVGDAKEVLQQLAEAYRKASSSTLDTGEWLAHLADLQERFPRGYDKPDEGKLTPQFVIETLSKEVGPEAIYAAGVGQHQMWSAQFLDFEHPRTWLNSGGLGTMGYAIPAALGAKAAMPDKEVWAIDGDGCFQMTNQELTTAAVEGFPFKVALINNGNLGMVRQWQTLFYEGRYSNTKLREQDEYVPDFVGLAQALGCEAIRVTTEEEVIPAIRRAREINDRPVVIDFIVGENSQVWPMISAGTSNSEIQYAKGLRPFFDDADSAAEAPATISEVIEENEEQN, from the coding sequence GTGAATTCGGCAGATTCTTCTACACCGAAGCCCGCGGCACCCGCTGCGCGGGCGGGCCGCAATCCCGAACCCGAACGCATCACCGGTGCCCAGGCAATCGTCCGTTCCCTGGAAGAGCTCGGCGCAGACCTTGTATTCGGCCTGCCGGGTGGAGCAGTACTTCCGCTGTATGACCCGCTGTATTCTTCGGAAAAGGTCCGCCACGTGCTGGTCCGCCACGAGCAGGGCGCAGGTCACGCGGCTGAAGGCTACGCGCTGGCGTCGGGTCGTGTCGGTGTCTGCATCGCGACGTCTGGGCCAGGCGCGACCAACCTGGTGACTGCTCTCGCGGACGCTAATTTGGACTCCGTCCCTATGGTTGCAATTACAGGCCAGGTCGGTAGCTCGCTTCTGGGCACGGATGCCTTCCAGGAGGCTGACACCCGCGGCATCACCATGCCGGTGACCAAGCACAACTTCATGGTCACCGACCCCAACGACATTCCGCAGGCGATGGCCGAAGCTTTCCACCTGGCAGCCACTGGCCGCCCCGGCCCCGTGTTGGTGGACGTTCCGAAGAACGTCCAAGAGGCAACTCTCGACTTCGTCTGGCCACCAACCATCGATCTGCCTGGCTACAAACCGGTGACCACACCACACAGCCGGCAGATTGCTCAGGCAATTGAGCTGATTCAGCAGTCCAAGAAGCCTGTCCTCTACATCGGCGGCGGCGTTATCAAGGCCAACGCTTCCCCCGAGCTGCTGGCATTTGCAGAGGCCACGAACATTCCAGTGGTGACAACGCTCATGGCTCTCGGAGCGTTCCCACACTCGCACCGCCTCAACATGGGCATGCCAGGCATGCACGGCACAGTTCCTGCCGTCGGTGCCCTGCAGGAATCGGACCTCTTGATCACCATCGGTGCGCGTTTCGACGACCGCGTCACGGGTAAAGTTGACTCCTTCGCCCCGCACGCCAAGGTCATTCACGCCGACATTGACCCTGCAGAAATCGGTAAAATCCGCGCCGCTGATGTCCCGATCGTTGGCGACGCCAAGGAAGTTCTGCAGCAGTTGGCGGAAGCGTACCGGAAGGCGTCGTCAAGCACGCTGGACACCGGCGAGTGGCTTGCCCACCTCGCTGACCTGCAGGAGCGTTTTCCACGTGGCTACGACAAGCCCGATGAAGGCAAGCTGACCCCGCAGTTCGTGATCGAGACCCTGTCCAAGGAAGTTGGGCCTGAGGCTATCTATGCAGCAGGTGTGGGGCAGCACCAGATGTGGTCCGCGCAGTTCCTCGACTTCGAGCACCCACGCACCTGGCTGAACTCCGGTGGCCTGGGCACCATGGGTTACGCAATTCCTGCAGCGCTCGGCGCCAAGGCCGCAATGCCGGACAAAGAAGTCTGGGCTATCGACGGCGACGGCTGCTTCCAGATGACCAACCAAGAACTCACCACCGCCGCGGTCGAGGGCTTCCCATTTAAAGTTGCGCTGATCAACAACGGAAACCTGGGCATGGTCCGCCAGTGGCAAACGCTTTTCTACGAAGGCCGTTACTCCAATACCAAGTTGCGTGAACAGGACGAATACGTCCCTGATTTCGTTGGGCTGGCACAGGCGCTCGGTTGCGAAGCCATCCGTGTGACCACGGAAGAAGAAGTTATCCCAGCTATTCGCCGCGCACGCGAAATCAACGACCGCCCAGTGGTCATTGACTTCATCGTCGGCGAAAACTCTCAGGTCTGGCCGATGATTTCGGCCGGCACCTCAAATTCTGAAATCCAGTACGCCAAGGGTCTGCGTCCATTCTTTGACGACGCCGACTCCGCAGCCGAAGCACCCGCGACCATCAGCGAGGTCATCGAAGAAAACGAGGAGCAGAACTAA
- a CDS encoding mechanosensitive ion channel family protein translates to MPWSYLFNTAWLWIADQGITLALLIVVACLVPRIGRFLISRINRYIEDTDTSQENKSRLAITSVGVYIAQLIAYFFLFVMALQTLGFSLTGAAIPATVASAALGLGAQSIIADFLAGFFILTEKQYGIGDWVRFEGNGIKVEGDVIQITMRATRIRTLSQETVTVPNSTAKICINSSNFWSRAVVVIPVPLLGSENVHDAIARTTAATERALAEPDIASEVLGTLDVQPAVSIKPPATVGMPWMIDMRLMVQVEAGSQWKVERAIRTSIVDEFWDEYGSAPTVDGSLQQELIDANGTPPHPTPRKKTPAPPHTIPSDSATTEVLPEADPAADMAGEGSQLTDVEKHDSTDEADKSTHISRKRWILSLGGKIRPSTTLLLAALGFLLFLWVSTIQTSAEWEGGDGWLAPPQSSHTSYPQTPEPEYIPQPTFTPEPTTPTPTVDTTEPTLPEEPTETSTPVEPTPTEAEPTPSETVTGTPTQTNS, encoded by the coding sequence ATGCCGTGGTCTTATCTGTTTAATACGGCGTGGCTGTGGATCGCCGATCAAGGCATCACCCTCGCGCTTCTCATTGTGGTGGCTTGCCTTGTTCCAAGGATTGGCCGCTTCCTTATTTCGCGGATTAACCGCTACATCGAAGACACGGACACCTCCCAGGAGAACAAGTCACGCCTGGCAATAACCAGCGTAGGTGTCTATATCGCTCAGCTGATTGCATACTTTTTCCTGTTTGTGATGGCCTTGCAAACCCTAGGATTCTCGCTGACAGGCGCCGCTATCCCTGCGACCGTTGCTTCTGCCGCACTCGGTCTTGGCGCGCAGTCGATCATCGCGGACTTCTTGGCAGGTTTCTTCATCCTCACGGAGAAGCAATATGGCATCGGCGACTGGGTGCGGTTCGAAGGTAACGGGATCAAGGTAGAGGGTGACGTCATCCAAATCACTATGCGCGCCACTCGGATTCGCACGCTGTCGCAAGAAACGGTGACGGTCCCGAATTCCACCGCCAAGATTTGTATCAACAGTTCGAATTTCTGGTCGCGGGCAGTCGTTGTTATCCCGGTACCGCTCCTGGGCTCCGAGAACGTCCACGACGCCATCGCTCGCACCACCGCCGCAACGGAGCGCGCGCTTGCCGAACCCGACATCGCCAGCGAAGTCTTGGGCACCCTGGACGTCCAGCCCGCCGTGAGTATCAAGCCACCGGCCACCGTGGGCATGCCCTGGATGATCGACATGCGCCTTATGGTCCAAGTCGAAGCCGGCAGTCAGTGGAAGGTAGAACGCGCGATTCGCACCAGCATCGTCGACGAATTCTGGGACGAGTACGGCTCAGCCCCCACCGTTGACGGTTCCCTCCAGCAGGAGCTTATCGACGCCAACGGCACCCCACCTCACCCCACACCGCGGAAGAAAACGCCAGCCCCTCCCCATACGATCCCTTCTGATTCAGCGACAACAGAAGTACTCCCGGAGGCAGACCCCGCGGCAGACATGGCGGGCGAGGGTTCACAGCTTACGGACGTCGAGAAGCACGACAGCACGGACGAAGCAGACAAGTCCACGCATATCAGCCGCAAACGCTGGATACTCAGCCTGGGCGGAAAGATTCGACCATCCACGACTCTCCTACTTGCCGCGCTGGGCTTCCTGCTCTTCTTGTGGGTCTCCACTATCCAGACCAGCGCCGAATGGGAAGGAGGCGACGGATGGCTTGCTCCCCCGCAGTCCTCGCACACCAGCTACCCACAAACCCCGGAACCGGAGTACATACCGCAGCCCACTTTCACCCCGGAACCCACCACACCAACCCCAACCGTGGACACCACTGAACCAACACTGCCCGAAGAGCCGACCGAGACTTCCACGCCTGTGGAACCGACTCCTACTGAGGCAGAACCCACACCATCGGAGACAGTAACTGGCACACCCACCCAGACCAATAGTTAA
- a CDS encoding PH domain-containing protein, translated as MSSPTTLRPDRTHLLVAAVMTCIMLIPIGSAPLVLGWLIIVPILYFWWIQKTATIIDDSGITAQYAFRGNKHVPWDELAGIGFKGATTFASTHAGENITLPAVTFNSLPVLSEASDGRIPDALTQSREAIDDMVRIVNKDGREVLVTREEYARIHAHDEDPLVQRSDADDTANDA; from the coding sequence ATGAGTTCTCCCACCACGCTGCGGCCAGACCGCACTCACCTTCTTGTCGCTGCGGTGATGACCTGCATCATGCTCATCCCGATCGGGTCCGCACCGCTAGTTCTGGGATGGCTTATCATCGTTCCCATTCTGTATTTCTGGTGGATTCAAAAAACCGCCACTATCATTGACGATTCGGGAATAACCGCCCAATATGCGTTTCGCGGTAACAAACACGTACCATGGGACGAGTTGGCTGGAATCGGGTTTAAAGGCGCCACCACATTTGCCTCTACCCATGCAGGTGAAAACATCACCCTCCCCGCAGTAACCTTCAATTCACTGCCGGTCCTGTCCGAGGCCTCCGATGGACGCATCCCAGACGCCCTTACTCAAAGCCGGGAAGCTATCGACGACATGGTTCGAATCGTCAACAAGGATGGTCGCGAGGTGCTAGTCACCCGCGAAGAATACGCCCGGATTCACGCACACGATGAAGATCCGCTCGTTCAGCGCTCAGATGCGGACGACACCGCCAACGATGCGTAG
- the ilvD gene encoding dihydroxy-acid dehydratase has protein sequence MIPLRSKVTTVGRNASGARALWRATGTKEHEFGKPIVAIVNSYTQFVPGHVHLKNVGDIVAEAVRAAGGVPKEFNTIAVDDGIAMGHGGMLYSLPSREIIADSVEYMVNAHTADAMVCISNCDKITPGMLNAAMRLNIPAVFVSGGPMEAGKAVAVNGVTKAPTDLLTAITASASDAVTDEGLTEIENFACPTCGSCSGMFTANSMNCLTEALGLSLPGNGSTLATHSARRDLFVKAGKTIVDLCSRYYGEEDESVLPRSIATKHAFQNAMALDMAMGGSSNTVLHILAAAQEGEIDFDLSDIDRLSYEIPCLSKVSPNSDYHMEDVHRAGGIPAILGELRRAGKLNSDVHTVLYDSLDSWLDDWDIRGGKATEDAIELFHAAPGGVRTTEAFSQSNRWETLDTDAENGCIHSVENAYTADGGLVILRGNIAPDGAVIKAAGVDQDQWIFTGPARVVESQEEAVSVILKREVQPGDVVVVRYEGPSGGPGMQEMLHPTSFLKGAGLGKVCALITDGRFSGGTSGLSIGHISPEAAHGGLIGLIENGDEITIDVHERVLNLNVDDAEIERRRQAQEAREKPWTPVARDRKVSKALRAYAKMATSADKGAVRQVD, from the coding sequence TTGATCCCGTTAAGGTCAAAAGTCACCACAGTCGGCCGCAATGCTTCTGGCGCCCGCGCACTATGGCGCGCCACCGGCACCAAAGAACATGAATTCGGCAAGCCAATTGTGGCAATTGTGAACTCGTATACCCAGTTCGTCCCAGGCCACGTCCACCTCAAGAACGTGGGCGACATCGTGGCCGAAGCCGTACGCGCGGCAGGTGGCGTTCCCAAGGAGTTCAACACGATTGCTGTCGACGACGGCATCGCCATGGGCCACGGCGGTATGCTCTACTCCCTCCCCTCCCGCGAAATTATCGCGGACTCCGTGGAGTACATGGTCAACGCGCACACCGCCGACGCCATGGTCTGCATCTCCAACTGCGACAAGATCACCCCAGGCATGCTCAACGCAGCGATGCGCTTGAACATCCCCGCCGTGTTCGTCTCCGGTGGTCCGATGGAAGCAGGTAAAGCTGTCGCCGTCAACGGTGTGACCAAGGCACCGACCGACCTGCTCACCGCAATTACGGCCTCAGCCTCCGATGCCGTCACGGACGAGGGCTTGACCGAAATCGAAAACTTCGCCTGCCCCACCTGCGGTTCCTGCTCGGGCATGTTCACGGCAAACTCCATGAACTGCCTGACCGAAGCTCTCGGTCTTTCCCTGCCGGGCAATGGCTCTACCCTGGCCACGCACAGCGCGCGCCGTGACCTCTTCGTCAAGGCCGGCAAGACCATCGTGGACCTGTGCTCCCGTTACTACGGCGAAGAGGACGAATCCGTCCTGCCACGCAGCATCGCCACCAAGCACGCCTTCCAAAACGCCATGGCTTTGGACATGGCGATGGGCGGATCCTCCAACACCGTCCTGCACATCCTCGCAGCAGCACAAGAAGGTGAAATCGACTTCGACCTCAGCGACATCGATCGCCTCTCCTACGAAATTCCATGCCTGTCCAAGGTGTCCCCGAACTCGGACTACCACATGGAAGACGTCCACCGTGCCGGCGGTATCCCCGCCATCCTGGGTGAACTACGCCGCGCCGGCAAACTGAACTCGGACGTCCACACCGTGCTCTACGATTCGCTAGATTCCTGGCTTGACGACTGGGACATCCGCGGCGGCAAGGCGACCGAGGACGCCATCGAACTGTTCCACGCCGCCCCTGGTGGCGTACGCACCACCGAGGCGTTCTCCCAGTCCAACCGTTGGGAAACCCTGGACACTGACGCCGAAAACGGTTGCATCCACTCCGTTGAGAATGCCTACACCGCCGACGGCGGCTTGGTCATCCTGCGCGGCAACATTGCTCCCGACGGCGCCGTCATCAAGGCCGCCGGTGTGGACCAAGACCAGTGGATCTTCACCGGCCCAGCTCGCGTCGTAGAATCCCAGGAAGAAGCCGTTTCGGTGATCTTAAAGCGCGAGGTCCAGCCTGGTGATGTGGTCGTCGTCCGCTACGAAGGCCCTTCAGGTGGCCCAGGCATGCAGGAGATGCTGCATCCTACCTCCTTCCTCAAGGGCGCGGGCTTGGGCAAGGTCTGTGCACTCATTACCGACGGACGCTTCTCCGGAGGCACCTCCGGACTCTCCATCGGCCACATCTCCCCCGAAGCCGCCCACGGTGGGCTCATCGGCCTCATCGAAAACGGCGATGAAATCACCATTGACGTCCACGAGCGGGTGCTCAACTTGAACGTTGACGATGCGGAGATTGAGCGTCGTCGTCAAGCACAAGAAGCACGCGAGAAGCCCTGGACCCCCGTGGCCCGCGACCGCAAGGTCTCTAAAGCACTCCGTGCCTACGCCAAGATGGCAACCTCCGCGGACAAGGGTGCGGTGCGTCAAGTTGACTAA
- a CDS encoding glycosyltransferase 87 family protein: MRTQKIAPIPLLLTLFGLAAGIGATSISMQETDFPVDMIIYREGVQAFFGGRDVYAVPMYAGDLALPFIYPPFGAVALWPLSSTSLPHSVAGDIMIGVSAALLLLCLFFVFRAVGVAREWLWPVTAAAWAVGMLIEPVTLNNGFAQINIVLMALVILDLVPRRRWLPQGWLIGLAIAIKISPAAMLLYFLLKKKIWPIVTAGVTAAVATLLSALVNWEESVTFFKTTLLDMGASGDFGVDPSYSSNSSLKGVLLRMAGEAENSTLLNLIWVVLVLGLIIGGGWLMWTLQRKDYDTLSWQVNAMIMLLISPISWSHHWVWLAVIIPTVAYVGLTALPQWKPSLVVVGIWAALVLTLPPKWWFGDGIVASSGLSLFGQFLVADFVWLALALMATIAVDMGRAPKAPDATTFQEKQATAPLS; the protein is encoded by the coding sequence ATGCGCACTCAGAAGATAGCCCCGATTCCACTGCTACTAACCCTCTTCGGGCTAGCAGCCGGAATCGGGGCTACGTCGATTTCTATGCAAGAAACCGACTTCCCCGTGGACATGATCATCTACCGCGAAGGTGTCCAGGCGTTCTTCGGTGGACGCGACGTCTACGCAGTCCCCATGTACGCCGGTGACCTGGCATTGCCGTTTATCTACCCGCCGTTCGGGGCGGTGGCATTGTGGCCGCTATCTTCTACCTCACTGCCGCACTCCGTGGCCGGCGACATCATGATCGGAGTCTCGGCCGCGCTGCTTTTGCTCTGCCTCTTCTTCGTGTTCCGGGCTGTTGGTGTGGCACGCGAATGGCTCTGGCCCGTGACCGCCGCAGCATGGGCGGTGGGAATGCTCATCGAACCGGTGACCCTCAACAATGGGTTCGCACAGATCAACATAGTCCTTATGGCACTGGTCATCCTTGACCTGGTGCCACGCAGGAGGTGGCTGCCGCAAGGCTGGCTGATTGGCCTGGCTATCGCGATTAAGATTTCGCCGGCAGCGATGCTCTTGTACTTCTTGCTGAAGAAGAAAATCTGGCCCATCGTGACTGCCGGCGTTACCGCAGCTGTGGCCACCCTGCTCTCAGCGCTGGTCAATTGGGAAGAATCCGTCACTTTCTTCAAAACCACGCTCCTGGACATGGGCGCGAGCGGGGACTTTGGCGTAGACCCCTCCTATTCGTCAAATAGTTCACTTAAAGGTGTCCTCCTGCGCATGGCAGGTGAGGCGGAAAACTCAACGCTTCTCAATCTGATCTGGGTGGTGCTAGTACTCGGCCTCATTATCGGCGGTGGTTGGCTCATGTGGACACTGCAGCGAAAGGACTACGACACCCTCTCTTGGCAGGTCAACGCCATGATAATGCTGCTTATCTCCCCGATCTCGTGGTCCCACCACTGGGTGTGGTTGGCGGTGATTATCCCGACGGTCGCGTACGTCGGACTCACCGCACTGCCCCAGTGGAAACCGTCGCTGGTGGTTGTGGGAATCTGGGCAGCCCTGGTTCTGACTTTGCCGCCGAAATGGTGGTTCGGCGACGGTATCGTCGCGTCCTCCGGACTTTCTTTGTTCGGCCAATTCCTCGTAGCGGACTTCGTCTGGCTAGCGCTTGCTCTCATGGCTACGATCGCTGTGGACATGGGGCGGGCGCCGAAGGCTCCGGACGCCACGACGTTTCAGGAAAAGCAAGCCACCGCGCCTCTTTCCTAA